A portion of the Cellulophaga algicola DSM 14237 genome contains these proteins:
- a CDS encoding diacylglycerol/lipid kinase family protein, whose protein sequence is MIQIHFIVNPIAGHGSSSLSKAFLESYFIGSVHQITVKYSEYKKHAIQLTKESIEEKAAIIVACGGDGTINEVASCLVGIAIPLGIIPIGSGNGLASNLKIPKNLRKALAVIRSNRTIKMDVGKINNRFFFSNTGVGFDAEVIKHYESKKKRSFLGYVYACLTSIKKIEHQETIEISFNNEIRIINPFIILISNSNEMGYHLSLTPKASLQDGLLDVLIISKINRLKIFWLGILVLIGKINWLNEAKNYQVKALELSRNDQSFLESQIDGEFHKLEKDSIKITVIEKALSVLVPS, encoded by the coding sequence GTGATACAAATACATTTCATAGTAAATCCTATTGCAGGTCATGGATCATCGTCCTTGAGTAAAGCCTTTTTAGAAAGCTATTTTATTGGTAGTGTACATCAAATAACGGTAAAGTATTCAGAATATAAGAAGCATGCCATTCAATTAACAAAAGAGTCTATTGAGGAGAAAGCAGCTATTATTGTAGCTTGTGGCGGAGATGGTACTATAAACGAGGTAGCATCTTGTTTGGTAGGTATAGCTATTCCTTTAGGAATAATTCCCATAGGTTCAGGAAACGGATTGGCTTCTAACCTTAAAATCCCTAAAAACTTGCGGAAGGCATTGGCTGTTATTAGGAGTAATCGGACTATTAAAATGGACGTTGGTAAGATTAATAATCGTTTCTTTTTTAGTAATACAGGTGTTGGTTTTGATGCTGAGGTTATAAAACATTATGAATCTAAAAAAAAGAGGTCCTTTCTAGGTTATGTGTATGCTTGCCTTACTTCAATTAAGAAAATTGAGCATCAAGAAACTATAGAGATAAGTTTTAATAATGAAATCCGGATCATTAATCCTTTTATTATTCTAATCTCAAATTCTAATGAAATGGGTTATCACCTGAGTCTTACGCCTAAAGCATCTTTACAAGATGGTTTATTAGATGTGTTAATTATTTCTAAGATTAATAGATTAAAAATATTTTGGCTTGGTATTCTTGTTTTAATAGGTAAGATTAATTGGCTTAATGAGGCTAAAAACTATCAAGTTAAAGCGTTGGAATTGTCAAGAAATGATCAATCTTTTTTAGAATCTCAGATAGATGGGGAATTTCATAAGCTAGAAAAGGACAGTATCAAGATTACGGTTATAGAAAAAGCTCTTTCAGTTTTAGTGCCTTCATAA
- a CDS encoding phosphatase PAP2 family protein produces the protein MKNFILILKLKLSSNLLVFGLLLLGCQPLIAQDKAIETSGDILLFSLPVMALTGSLIAKDYEGTWQFTKGALLNQGVTIGLKYALNKDRPYGNGERAFPSGHTSTTFQSAAFIQKRYGWKYGIPAYALAGFTGYSRINAQAHDGWDVLAGAVVGVSSAYLFTTPYAQEHFDISLKTGAGSYQLGLIYNF, from the coding sequence ATGAAAAATTTTATTTTGATACTAAAGCTAAAACTTTCAAGTAATTTACTAGTATTTGGTTTACTACTATTAGGCTGCCAGCCTTTAATTGCACAGGATAAAGCCATTGAAACTTCTGGCGATATTTTATTATTTTCTTTACCAGTAATGGCTTTAACGGGTTCATTAATTGCTAAAGATTATGAAGGTACTTGGCAATTTACTAAAGGAGCATTATTAAATCAGGGGGTTACTATTGGGCTTAAATATGCTTTAAATAAGGATAGACCTTATGGTAATGGAGAAAGAGCTTTTCCTTCTGGTCATACATCAACCACTTTTCAAAGCGCTGCATTTATTCAAAAGCGTTATGGTTGGAAATATGGTATTCCGGCGTATGCATTAGCAGGTTTTACAGGGTACAGTCGTATTAATGCGCAAGCACATGATGGTTGGGATGTGTTGGCTGGGGCGGTAGTTGGCGTTAGTAGTGCCTATTTGTTCACAACTCCCTATGCTCAAGAGCATTTTGATATTAGTCTTAAAACTGGAGCAGGGTCTTATCAATTAGGATTAATCTACAATTTTTAA
- a CDS encoding sugar phosphate isomerase/epimerase family protein, with the protein MKKITCYTVFLALALFCASCKEEKKAETPESAPEIIEETNFGGLALYTVRDDMGTDAKATLEAVSDAGYKNIEAAGYEEGKFYNMTPVAFKTLLDSLELTPISSHHSSVTLENAAEMMADVKAAGFEYFVVPIPPMGLFHYDDATSTMSMSGGIKNLTEIINALGEKAHNAGLKLLYHNHDFEFKKDADGIVPIDYLLEHTDPKFVNFQMDLFWVTKAGADPIAYFEKYPGRFKIWHVKDMDEQGRFAPVGTGTIDFAKILAQKDLSGMEYYMVEQDMTFDGMKPLEAIKISHEGIKEFGFE; encoded by the coding sequence ATGAAAAAAATAACATGCTACACGGTTTTCTTAGCCTTAGCTTTGTTTTGCGCTTCTTGTAAGGAAGAAAAAAAAGCAGAAACTCCTGAAAGTGCCCCAGAAATTATTGAAGAAACTAATTTTGGGGGTTTAGCCTTATATACCGTCAGAGATGATATGGGTACGGATGCAAAAGCGACATTAGAAGCAGTATCAGATGCCGGGTATAAGAATATTGAAGCTGCCGGATACGAGGAGGGTAAATTTTATAACATGACTCCTGTAGCTTTTAAAACTTTATTAGATAGTTTGGAGCTTACCCCTATAAGTTCTCATCATAGTTCAGTGACATTAGAAAATGCAGCTGAAATGATGGCTGATGTAAAAGCGGCAGGATTTGAATATTTTGTTGTGCCAATTCCGCCAATGGGATTGTTTCATTATGATGATGCTACTAGTACTATGAGTATGTCTGGTGGTATTAAAAACCTTACCGAAATTATAAATGCATTGGGAGAAAAAGCGCACAATGCCGGGTTGAAGTTATTATATCATAACCACGATTTTGAATTTAAGAAAGATGCGGATGGGATTGTACCTATTGATTATTTGTTGGAACATACAGATCCTAAATTTGTAAACTTTCAAATGGATCTTTTTTGGGTTACCAAGGCAGGAGCAGATCCTATTGCTTATTTTGAAAAATACCCAGGTCGGTTCAAAATCTGGCATGTAAAAGATATGGATGAGCAAGGTAGGTTTGCACCGGTAGGAACAGGAACGATAGATTTCGCTAAAATTTTAGCGCAAAAGGACCTTTCTGGTATGGAATATTACATGGTAGAACAAGATATGACCTTTGATGGGATGAAGCCCTTAGAGGCTATTAAAATAAGTCATGAAGGTATTAAAGAATTTGGATTTGAATAA